One window of Acidobacteriota bacterium genomic DNA carries:
- the bamA gene encoding outer membrane protein assembly factor BamA: MRIRWFFLALLSLGVVTPLQVQAAVSHFSSTLSTPQDESAQQRIVEDVEFRGNRRIPTDTIRLRVSTKPGDIYNRDQVERDYQAIVSEGFFDEFESRVTVEEGFRGGVIIVFVLRERPIIRDIQYEGLKSVQLSDVLTRYREKGISLTKDSQFDPVKVRRAEEELQRMLSEKGRPEASVKADVEDISATTVVIVFNVDEGPRVRVTKIDFEGNKVFSDRQLKGAMKLTKQSSLITIFTSKDVYDPGKFENDMLLVRQFLLDRGYLRPVIGEAKVEEAGMVRSRWIFFGKPSRALKITIPIDEGILYRFGDLSVEGSTIFTPEQVLAVSGMKKGDIASGKTIREGVYERLKKAYGSQGYIQAETSLSQDFKPVAPDATEGVVDFTLNVTEGSVFTIRRIEFLGNSVTRDTVLRRELLVDEGTPYNQELWEYSLLRLNQLGFFEEIKKEDAQIQTDERNKEVDINLRVKEKGRQQIQFTGGVSGIGGSFIGITYSTNNLFGYGQSVTVDIQAGNRQRNVVLSYSEPYLFGKPIGLGVSFFSSRLNFVNGIASSGQLVNAGNNLFGLSGETLFTQSTTGASLSLSAPLSVLTRRFSRFARFSRVGVSYSFSSTKVIDPPVNRDDNPDNNLLVTYEQPGITSSTISPSFVYNTLNSSLDPTRGTSLSLALSFSGLGGDVKTISPLIEYKYFKSTNFLAQGKDQPAVFGMRILAQHVSGFGKVFDSNSLSFVGGIPIFSRFFLGGENTIRGYNIRSISPVAQVRNYRTTTNVKVIDVLTGRTLKILKEGQTIRGVDSSVIKQFTFTDDLLEDPGNFPRFTQVGGDTNLLLNLEYRIPIAGPVAVAMFADAGTVFNLRQLNNQNLVSNALPTTLTPFGEVLNPRGLLATQKEINDSRTPETPPGALPEGFRTILISGDQVTRSEVLLSNELGGLRRNFRSSLGAEVRVQVPVLQVPFRLIFAYNPNARVFNPSAPDPRLLAIEQKFTVRFTVGRTF; the protein is encoded by the coding sequence ATGCGCATACGCTGGTTTTTCTTGGCACTTCTTTCACTGGGAGTCGTCACTCCACTCCAGGTTCAAGCCGCAGTCTCCCACTTTTCCTCAACCCTTTCTACCCCACAAGATGAATCCGCTCAACAACGTATCGTTGAAGACGTGGAATTTCGTGGGAATCGTCGAATTCCAACGGATACAATCCGGTTGCGGGTCTCAACCAAGCCTGGCGATATCTACAATCGCGATCAGGTTGAACGCGACTATCAGGCCATTGTGTCTGAGGGTTTCTTTGATGAATTTGAAAGTCGCGTGACGGTCGAAGAAGGCTTTCGCGGTGGCGTCATCATCGTGTTTGTTCTGCGCGAGCGGCCTATCATTCGTGATATTCAATATGAAGGACTCAAATCGGTTCAGTTGAGCGATGTGCTCACCCGATATCGCGAAAAAGGCATTTCCCTGACCAAAGATTCCCAGTTTGATCCGGTCAAGGTTCGACGTGCCGAAGAAGAACTGCAACGCATGCTGAGCGAAAAAGGCCGACCTGAAGCCAGCGTGAAGGCCGATGTCGAAGATATTTCAGCCACAACCGTGGTCATTGTCTTCAACGTGGACGAAGGTCCCCGTGTCCGGGTGACCAAAATTGATTTTGAAGGCAACAAGGTGTTTTCAGACCGCCAGTTGAAAGGCGCGATGAAACTGACCAAGCAGTCCAGTTTGATCACGATTTTCACCAGCAAAGACGTCTATGATCCGGGCAAATTTGAAAATGATATGCTCCTGGTGCGTCAGTTTTTGCTGGATCGGGGCTATTTGCGACCAGTGATCGGAGAAGCCAAGGTCGAAGAAGCCGGAATGGTCCGCAGTCGCTGGATTTTCTTTGGCAAACCCAGCCGCGCGTTGAAAATCACGATCCCGATTGATGAAGGCATTCTCTATCGGTTTGGTGACCTGTCGGTTGAAGGTTCGACCATCTTTACCCCAGAGCAGGTACTGGCCGTTTCAGGCATGAAAAAAGGTGATATTGCCAGTGGCAAAACGATCCGCGAAGGGGTGTATGAACGCCTGAAAAAAGCCTATGGCAGCCAGGGGTATATCCAGGCGGAAACCTCTCTGAGTCAGGACTTTAAACCGGTGGCGCCAGATGCCACGGAAGGCGTGGTGGACTTCACCCTCAACGTGACTGAAGGCTCAGTGTTTACGATTCGACGCATCGAGTTCCTGGGCAACTCGGTCACCCGTGACACGGTACTGCGGCGTGAACTCCTGGTTGACGAAGGCACACCCTATAACCAGGAATTGTGGGAATACAGTCTTTTGCGCCTGAACCAGCTCGGATTCTTTGAAGAAATCAAAAAGGAAGATGCCCAGATTCAGACGGACGAACGCAATAAAGAAGTGGACATCAACCTCCGCGTCAAAGAAAAAGGCCGCCAGCAAATCCAGTTTACCGGCGGTGTCTCGGGGATTGGCGGTTCGTTTATCGGGATCACCTATTCAACCAACAACCTGTTTGGGTATGGCCAGTCGGTGACGGTTGACATCCAGGCCGGGAACCGGCAGCGCAACGTCGTGCTGTCATATAGCGAACCCTATCTCTTTGGAAAACCAATTGGGTTGGGAGTTTCCTTCTTTAGCAGCCGGTTGAATTTTGTGAATGGCATCGCGTCGTCAGGTCAGCTTGTCAATGCCGGAAACAACCTGTTTGGACTTAGTGGTGAAACGCTCTTTACCCAGTCAACCACTGGGGCTTCACTTTCACTGAGCGCTCCGCTTTCGGTCCTGACCCGGCGCTTTTCGCGGTTTGCCCGTTTCTCACGGGTTGGTGTTTCCTACTCGTTCAGCTCCACCAAAGTCATTGATCCTCCAGTCAACCGCGACGACAACCCGGACAACAACCTGCTGGTTACCTACGAACAGCCAGGGATTACGTCGAGCACAATCAGTCCGTCATTTGTCTATAACACGCTCAATAGCTCGCTTGATCCAACCCGTGGCACCAGCCTCTCGCTGGCTTTGAGCTTTAGCGGTCTGGGCGGCGACGTGAAGACAATCTCCCCACTGATTGAATACAAGTACTTTAAATCCACGAACTTCCTGGCTCAGGGCAAAGACCAGCCAGCCGTGTTTGGAATGCGTATTCTGGCTCAACACGTGAGTGGATTTGGAAAAGTATTTGACAGTAACTCACTCTCATTTGTCGGAGGGATTCCAATTTTCAGCCGCTTCTTCCTGGGAGGTGAAAACACGATCCGTGGCTATAACATCCGGTCAATTTCACCGGTGGCTCAGGTCCGGAATTACCGAACCACCACCAATGTGAAAGTGATTGACGTGCTGACTGGCCGAACGCTGAAGATCCTGAAGGAAGGCCAGACCATCCGCGGGGTTGACTCATCTGTCATCAAACAATTTACTTTTACAGATGACTTGCTTGAGGATCCAGGTAACTTTCCACGGTTTACTCAGGTTGGGGGCGACACCAACCTGCTGCTCAACCTTGAATACCGCATTCCAATTGCGGGTCCAGTCGCGGTGGCAATGTTTGCCGATGCCGGAACAGTGTTTAACTTGCGCCAACTCAACAACCAGAATCTGGTTTCCAATGCCCTGCCCACCACCTTGACGCCGTTTGGCGAAGTCTTGAATCCTCGAGGTTTACTCGCAACTCAGAAGGAAATCAATGACTCCCGGACACCTGAAACGCCGCCGGGCGCTCTGCCAGAAGGGTTCCGAACGATCTTAATTTCAGGTGATCAGGTGACACGAAGCGAAGTCCTGCTGAGCAATGAACTGGGTGGCCTGAGACGAAACTTCCGATCTTCACTGGGAGCTGAAGTTCGGGTTCAGGTGCCGGTGCTCCAGGTGCCATTCCGGCTTATCTTTGCATACAACCCCAACGCTCGGGTCTTCAACCCAAGTGCGCCAGATCCACGCTTGCTGGCCATCGAGCAAAAATTCACTGTCCGGTTTACCGTCGGACGGACCTTCTAA
- a CDS encoding ATP-dependent Clp protease ATP-binding subunit, which produces MFERYTEKARRVIFFARYEASQFGAPAIDAEHILLGLMREDKGLTNRFLVRAQISIESIRRDIESRTIPRERTSPTVDLPLSPEAKRVLTFAAEESERLSHRHIGTEHLLLGLLREENSVAARILYERGLRLNAIRDELSRTSGSDRHATQKKETPHLAEFSRDLTESARQGNLDPLIGRTNEVERVIQILCRRTKNNPVLIGEPGVGKTAIVEGLAQRIVSGEVPHFLADKQILALDLSLVVAGTKYRGQFEERLKTIMRELVENPQYIIFIDELHTLVGAGSAEGSLDAANILKPALSRGEIQCIGATTPAEFRKSIEKDRSLERRFQAVKVPAPSEDEAIRILEGIKEKYEEFHHVTYTQDAIETAVFQSNRYIPDRFLPDKAIDIIDEAGSQVKLRVSHLVSSRAFRRPGSGPSATANLDAELKMWDQSVALVDKEDIESVISRWTGIPMNSIKEEEMEKLMRLEGELHKRIVSQDQAISALARAIRRSRAGLKNPNRPVGSFLFLGPTGVGKTEVARSLAEFLFGSERAMIRFDMSEFMEKHSVSKLIGSPPGYVGHEEGGQLTERVKRNPYSVLLFDEIEKAHPDIFNILLQVFEDGQLSDSLGNTIDFKNVIIIMTSNIGARFIQKRGSLGFQPSAGAEQTRIEDAVMSEVRHTFNPEFINRLDEIIIFEPLSEDDLEQIVHLLVNQLNHTLVRRHLSLSLASEAAKWIVTRTAAERSYGARPLRRAIQRYIEDPLSESVIQGRFETGTHISVLLEGGEIQFRPVPVEEPGGALVTH; this is translated from the coding sequence ATGTTTGAGAGATACACTGAAAAAGCCCGTCGCGTTATTTTTTTCGCTCGTTACGAGGCGAGTCAGTTCGGGGCGCCTGCCATTGATGCCGAACATATCCTGCTCGGTCTCATGCGCGAAGATAAAGGCTTAACCAACCGCTTCCTGGTGCGCGCACAAATTTCGATTGAATCCATCCGCCGCGATATTGAATCGCGGACCATTCCCCGCGAACGTACCTCTCCGACCGTTGATTTACCGCTTTCCCCTGAAGCGAAACGGGTTTTGACCTTTGCGGCTGAAGAATCGGAACGGCTTTCCCATCGTCATATTGGCACTGAGCACCTGCTTTTGGGGCTGCTGCGAGAAGAAAACAGCGTTGCCGCCCGAATTTTGTATGAGCGGGGACTACGCCTCAATGCCATCCGCGACGAACTCTCCCGGACTTCAGGATCTGACCGGCATGCCACCCAAAAGAAAGAAACACCCCATCTGGCTGAATTCAGCCGGGATTTGACCGAGTCCGCCCGCCAGGGAAATCTGGATCCGCTGATTGGGCGCACCAACGAAGTCGAACGAGTGATTCAGATTTTGTGCCGTCGCACCAAAAACAATCCAGTCCTGATTGGTGAACCGGGGGTTGGCAAAACCGCCATTGTCGAAGGATTGGCTCAGCGTATCGTCAGCGGCGAAGTACCGCATTTTCTGGCTGATAAACAAATTCTGGCGCTGGATTTGAGTCTGGTGGTCGCTGGCACCAAATATCGCGGACAGTTTGAAGAACGACTGAAAACGATTATGCGGGAACTGGTCGAAAACCCCCAGTACATCATTTTTATTGATGAGTTGCACACGCTGGTGGGTGCCGGTTCGGCGGAAGGTTCGCTCGATGCCGCCAATATCTTAAAACCAGCTCTTTCCCGCGGTGAAATTCAGTGCATTGGCGCCACAACACCCGCCGAATTTCGCAAATCCATCGAAAAAGACCGCTCGCTGGAACGCCGCTTTCAGGCCGTGAAAGTTCCGGCACCATCTGAAGATGAGGCAATTCGGATTCTGGAAGGCATCAAGGAAAAGTACGAAGAGTTCCACCACGTCACCTACACCCAGGACGCCATCGAAACGGCGGTCTTTCAATCAAATCGGTATATCCCCGACCGGTTCCTCCCCGATAAAGCCATTGATATCATTGATGAAGCCGGATCACAGGTGAAGCTTCGGGTTTCACACCTGGTCAGTTCACGTGCGTTCCGCCGGCCAGGTTCCGGGCCCAGCGCCACCGCCAACCTGGATGCCGAACTAAAAATGTGGGATCAAAGCGTGGCGCTGGTTGATAAGGAAGATATTGAAAGCGTGATTTCGCGCTGGACCGGCATCCCGATGAATTCCATTAAAGAAGAGGAAATGGAAAAGCTGATGCGGCTCGAAGGCGAATTGCACAAACGCATTGTCAGTCAGGATCAGGCCATCTCCGCCCTCGCGCGCGCCATTCGGCGTTCGCGCGCTGGATTAAAAAATCCGAATCGCCCCGTTGGAAGCTTTTTGTTCCTCGGGCCAACCGGTGTGGGGAAAACTGAAGTGGCCCGCTCGCTGGCTGAATTTTTGTTTGGCAGCGAACGCGCCATGATCCGCTTTGATATGTCGGAATTTATGGAAAAACATTCGGTGTCAAAGCTGATTGGCTCACCTCCAGGCTACGTTGGCCACGAGGAAGGCGGTCAATTAACCGAACGCGTCAAACGCAATCCTTATTCAGTGTTGCTCTTTGATGAAATCGAGAAAGCGCATCCCGACATTTTCAATATCCTGCTCCAGGTGTTCGAAGACGGACAATTATCTGACAGCCTGGGCAACACGATTGACTTTAAAAACGTCATTATCATCATGACCTCCAACATCGGCGCCCGTTTTATCCAAAAACGCGGCAGTTTAGGCTTCCAGCCATCCGCTGGTGCCGAGCAAACCCGAATCGAAGATGCCGTGATGAGCGAAGTCCGGCACACCTTTAACCCCGAATTCATCAATCGTTTGGATGAAATCATCATCTTTGAACCGTTGTCGGAAGACGATCTGGAACAGATTGTGCATCTGCTGGTCAATCAACTGAACCACACCCTGGTGCGGCGACACCTGAGCCTGTCACTGGCATCCGAAGCCGCCAAATGGATTGTCACTCGCACGGCGGCGGAACGATCTTACGGTGCCCGCCCCTTACGTCGGGCAATTCAGCGCTACATTGAAGACCCCCTGTCTGAATCGGTGATTCAAGGCAGATTTGAAACCGGCACTCACATTTCGGTTTTGCTCGAAGGCGGCGAAATCCAATTCCGGCCAGTCCCGGTCGAAGAACCCGGCGGCGCGCTGGTGACACATTAA
- a CDS encoding ABC transporter ATP-binding protein: MNEVHFPAQPPIQTQTAPFVLKATGIKRVYATRTESLHIFEDLSLGVAPGESLAITGPSGVGKSTLLHILGGLDRPTGGRVEIDGTSIWELSAGALHRFRNQNIGFVFQFHHLLPEFSAQENIQMPMLIAGLSLKESARRAAELLDRVGLKARAHHRPSELSGGESQRVALVRALANNPKVLLADEPTGNLDERTGESIQDLLRQLHQERNLTSVIVTHNPTLAQGCTRQLHFEHGRLA, encoded by the coding sequence ATGAATGAAGTCCACTTCCCTGCTCAACCACCGATCCAGACACAAACCGCCCCCTTCGTTTTGAAAGCGACGGGGATCAAACGCGTGTATGCCACGCGAACAGAATCACTTCACATTTTTGAGGATCTGTCGCTGGGAGTCGCCCCTGGAGAATCGCTGGCAATTACCGGGCCGTCTGGGGTGGGAAAATCAACCTTGCTCCATATTTTGGGAGGGCTTGACCGTCCAACTGGGGGCCGGGTGGAAATTGACGGCACCTCGATCTGGGAATTATCAGCCGGAGCGCTGCATCGGTTTCGCAATCAAAACATTGGGTTTGTCTTCCAGTTTCATCATTTGCTCCCGGAATTTTCGGCTCAGGAAAATATTCAAATGCCGATGTTAATTGCCGGGCTTTCACTCAAAGAAAGTGCCCGCCGGGCAGCCGAATTACTCGACCGGGTTGGGCTCAAGGCACGTGCCCATCATCGTCCATCAGAACTTTCAGGGGGTGAAAGCCAGCGCGTGGCACTCGTGCGGGCCCTGGCAAATAATCCAAAGGTATTGCTGGCTGATGAACCAACTGGGAACCTGGACGAACGCACCGGCGAAAGCATTCAGGATCTGCTGCGACAACTCCACCAGGAACGAAATCTGACGTCCGTGATCGTCACCCACAATCCAACGCTTGCCCAGGGGTGTACCCGGCAGTTGCATTTTGAACATGGCCGGCTGGCCTGA
- a CDS encoding proprotein convertase P-domain-containing protein: protein MNWKQSRSHTRQILSVACLLLAGILVVSHLVGQTNAAGSSRKYAWAAPASHIPTLTPFVQEAELPPCAQTQQFANPTGVPATIPDGDTGCISQVITSTITISGAGTYLHDLNLQTFIRHPFCSDLHITLTSPQGTTATVTSENAGGGPRANVFNGTIWDDQTDPGGQVPYTNNNNLVTDRLYVTNVVAPQLVPEEGFSVFRGENPNGVWTLTIGDEFTGPPLDGLGTLDNWSLDLTSLAAAPMETTSGVFANTTPVVIPVPPVTGPNVVTSTINATGVAGFLSDVVLTTDLSHTRCQDLDITLTSPTGTVVTITTDNAGSAQNVWGSVPLSGSARQTVWSSTADNRAANEPDGSGNCAGFQEGELVCTLAGTRCDELPFRSFRTGSGFFTFVYYNNGTVVDHRYVTNQLAATLTPEESFGVFDGEDPNGTWTLTISDDNRTSGGTLNNWSLQFITRDTATFNGCIELPVLYVADTVNHRIQTFDGAVWARIGQAGPGSLSGQFRSPEAITASVDGQTIYVADTGNNRIQVSTDAGVTWAVIATLGSAPNQVRSPSGVALDTQGNLFIGDTGNNRVVRYTGGDPLQATILASSGSGPGQVRTPHGLVVDPNFRLFVADLGNKRILRLDEANLETLVNQAVTVATSGAASTQVNAPQGVGTDNLGNLYVADTGNSRLLVFPGGIPGPATVLATQGGALGQVRSLEGVTVTAFLMGDLAGGSSLIVGDTLNHRVQGRLLAGGAWQLVGVPNNAGSLIGQFRNLSKIR, encoded by the coding sequence ATGAACTGGAAACAATCTCGATCCCATACGAGGCAGATTCTTTCGGTGGCGTGCCTTCTGCTGGCCGGTATTCTGGTGGTTTCACACCTGGTAGGCCAAACAAATGCAGCCGGCAGTTCCCGAAAATATGCCTGGGCAGCTCCTGCTTCACACATTCCAACCCTCACCCCGTTTGTTCAGGAAGCTGAACTACCCCCCTGTGCGCAAACACAACAATTTGCGAATCCAACCGGTGTACCGGCCACCATTCCGGATGGAGATACTGGATGTATTTCGCAGGTCATTACCTCAACCATCACGATCAGTGGGGCTGGAACGTACCTGCACGATCTTAATCTGCAAACCTTTATTCGGCATCCATTTTGTAGCGACCTGCACATAACGTTGACCTCCCCGCAGGGAACAACCGCCACGGTCACAAGTGAAAATGCGGGTGGCGGTCCACGCGCCAATGTGTTTAACGGAACAATTTGGGATGATCAGACCGATCCGGGTGGGCAGGTTCCATACACAAATAACAATAATTTAGTAACCGACCGGCTGTATGTAACCAATGTTGTGGCGCCGCAATTGGTACCAGAGGAAGGATTTTCGGTGTTTCGAGGTGAAAATCCAAATGGTGTCTGGACTCTGACCATTGGCGATGAATTTACCGGGCCGCCGTTGGATGGATTGGGCACCCTGGATAACTGGTCGCTGGATCTCACAAGCCTGGCCGCCGCCCCGATGGAAACCACAAGCGGCGTTTTTGCCAACACCACTCCGGTGGTAATCCCAGTTCCCCCGGTGACGGGACCAAATGTGGTTACTTCAACGATCAATGCCACCGGGGTGGCTGGGTTCCTCAGTGATGTGGTTTTGACTACGGATCTCTCGCACACCCGCTGCCAGGACCTGGACATTACCCTGACATCGCCAACGGGAACTGTGGTGACCATTACCACTGACAATGCCGGAAGCGCCCAAAACGTGTGGGGCAGTGTTCCTCTTTCAGGATCAGCCAGGCAAACCGTTTGGAGTTCGACCGCTGATAATCGAGCTGCCAACGAACCGGATGGAAGTGGCAACTGCGCCGGGTTTCAGGAAGGTGAGCTGGTGTGTACGCTGGCGGGCACCCGCTGTGACGAACTTCCCTTCCGCTCATTTCGAACGGGCAGCGGTTTTTTCACCTTTGTCTACTATAACAATGGAACCGTGGTTGATCACCGGTATGTGACCAACCAGCTCGCCGCGACGCTGACACCTGAAGAATCATTTGGGGTGTTTGATGGTGAAGATCCGAACGGTACCTGGACACTCACCATCAGTGACGACAATCGCACCAGTGGTGGTACGCTCAACAACTGGTCGCTCCAATTTATCACGCGTGACACGGCTACCTTCAATGGGTGTATTGAGTTGCCTGTTTTATATGTGGCGGATACCGTCAACCATCGGATTCAGACCTTTGACGGAGCTGTCTGGGCACGCATTGGGCAAGCCGGCCCAGGTTCGCTGAGCGGTCAGTTCCGTAGCCCCGAAGCCATTACCGCCAGTGTGGATGGTCAGACCATCTATGTCGCCGATACCGGAAACAACCGGATTCAGGTCTCGACCGATGCCGGAGTCACCTGGGCGGTCATTGCCACGCTGGGGTCAGCTCCTAACCAGGTACGGTCTCCATCAGGTGTTGCTTTGGACACTCAAGGTAATCTCTTTATTGGGGATACCGGAAACAACCGGGTGGTTCGGTATACCGGCGGTGATCCCTTGCAGGCTACGATTTTGGCCTCCTCTGGATCAGGTCCAGGGCAGGTCCGAACGCCGCATGGGCTCGTGGTTGATCCAAATTTCCGGCTTTTTGTGGCTGATCTTGGCAACAAACGGATCTTGAGACTCGACGAAGCCAACCTTGAAACTTTAGTCAATCAGGCGGTCACAGTGGCTACGTCTGGTGCCGCATCAACTCAGGTAAACGCTCCTCAGGGAGTCGGCACCGATAATCTGGGCAATCTCTATGTGGCAGATACCGGAAATAGCCGATTGCTCGTGTTTCCAGGTGGAATACCAGGTCCAGCCACGGTTTTGGCAACCCAGGGCGGTGCCCTGGGGCAGGTGCGATCACTTGAAGGCGTGACCGTGACGGCCTTCTTAATGGGCGATTTGGCTGGTGGATCATCACTCATCGTCGGCGACACGCTCAATCATCGGGTTCAAGGACGACTTCTGGCTGGCGGCGCCTGGCAACTGGTCGGAGTGCCCAACAACGCGGGTTCGTT